tttttcttttttttactttccatttgtttgcattttttaatttacatcACCATGAATATCAGGCATCAGAGTGTGTGCAGTGTACTTAGTTATTACAATTAGTCTTCCCTTTTCTTTGTTGCATATGACACAAACCACACGAGAGAAAAAGTCACATCTACATGCTCCAGCTACGCAACCCTCTTCAAGTGAACAAGTTGTTAACGACCGCGTTCTCCTTGTGCTTTCTGCTTTTGGATAAAAATTAACGCGCTCCATTCTTGCATGCACATATTACTATGTTTTTGTTTAAGAGTTTCCAAAAGAAAATTTATCCATTGGATACGCGTGCATGCCGTAATGTAGGATGAATGGAGTTGGGGGATGataggaggaggaagaggataGGTGGAGGAGATAGAAAATtggtttttaatttttatttaccaCCACCTTAGAGGAGGCTAATGTATGACCAAAGTCAGCGCGGCTAATCACCATGGGCGAGGCTATTTGCTCTTGGCataagattttttatttttagtatatTCGTTACCCCAAAGGAAGTTGTCCACTGCTTCGCCGATCAAATACAAGAATACGGCGATTAAAAGCATTACAATGAAGAATACAATTCGTAACGGCAGCGGCAACACATCTAGTATTGGGTACACCCAGATACCGCtcttatagaaaattatatGCACCCTGAAAATAGTAATAATTTACGTAATTAACTTAATAAATCTTTtactttatattatactttacgTTACTATATATTAAGTCTACTTTATATTTACTTATAACTTTAAAATTCTAATCAAAATTTTAATCAAAGTTTAAAAGCAAAATATGACAGTTGACCAAAgcataatattcttttataatttttatattttttttatattgtcAACGTaccaaattaaatatataaacatgaaGGATAATAAACATAAAAGGCCAAATGATTTCCTTGGATATTTTCTCGGGGCTATTATCATTTCTATTAGCGTGGAAACCATGATCATTGTGTGCATCAAATGATTGAGCCACCATGGAAAGTAAGGATCCAGTGCCTTTGGAAGCACCAATTCGCGATCCACAAACATTAAAGTCCAGAATATTATTCCAACGAACTATAACCCGAGAAAATCATACGAAAATGTAtgaaactttaatttttaactttttacTAAATTTTGTAGTTTTTGTCTTTTTCTTAATTTACCATGGCGATCGGAAAACCGAGTATCGCATGTACATGATCCTTTAATTTACGTATGAATGGTGGCTTCTTAGGACTAACTGCATTTGTGCCGAACCAATCATTCAGAATACATATGAAGAAAAATATCGCTTGAATGATCTGAAACAATGAATGATTATACACTTAATTTCTATAGATTAACAATTAAAAAAACTTGAATATATGGTATTGTACTTTTctgtaaaaattattcaaaacatTTTTTACCGGTTTATGTTGCGATTTATGTAACTAATAAGTAAAAGTTTAAAAGATATTGATAATTAGTTTGTAATTGAACAAACCTCCTTTGTAATTGAACAAACATCATGTCTTCAATAATAATAAGAGGAATAATACAAATAGCGAATAAAAGATCTCAATAATTAACATAACTgtaataaatttgataaaaaaacaaacaaaatttgcatacatatataaatatattgcatAAATTATAAGTCATTTCATTATTCTATTTaacataaaattgtaaaaaaggaGACCTATAACCTACAATTTGTAATTTGTGaattacacatatgtatttaGTATAAAGTGAAAATTTTCCGTTGCTTTTATTctctaattattttattataaacgtATTCGCATATCATGTCTAATGTAATGTACTCTAAAATGAATAATGTAacaatacattatatatataaatttaaacttTTAGAGATAGAATCAAAAAGATACATTCTAACCAAACAGTAGCCGTTTTTCATTATGATAATTatactatactttggatattctttgtatttatatatgtatatgtgtctATTATGTAAATGTATTTTATAGAGTTTTTCGTTTTTCATGAATTGATAAACATCTTCAATGCATTAATAATATGAACAGTAATGAATATTTAAACCGACATTGTAcatgaataaaaaattatatatgcaCGTAGGTACATGTAACATTGTAACATATAAAATGTATTCATACATACAGATAAGCAAAGTTTTACTGTGATGAACTATACCGAGAAGTATTGACAGCAAATAAATACTAATAAAACAATTGTCTTGTATGGATACTTCAAATCATGCAATGATAGTCACTTGACTGCTAATAAATAACATGACATGACACGTGCTGTAATTCGGAGATAATATGGAGTGGTACTCGAACAATTGAGTTTTGTTCTTATCCGAGCTTCATAATTTGTAATATCAACGTGAAATGGTCATATGAAATCGTTTAGTGGTAgcaaaagattatgaaaaattcaTTTTCCTAGCTTGACATTagttcaataaatatataaatatcatgATGTATATATGGAGTATTGTGATGTCCCTATAGTCCGTCCAACGAGATGAAGCAGATGTAAACAATAGTTTATTGCTATTGCCAATATTGCAGTCGCaacaataaaattttctttactTACACCGCCTCGTTGAAGATGCTATATATACTATGTTAATATTATTGACGACTACTCTTTTTGTTGTCTAAACATTTAAAACATTTGATTTGT
Above is a window of Bombus affinis isolate iyBomAffi1 chromosome 5, iyBomAffi1.2, whole genome shotgun sequence DNA encoding:
- the LOC126916530 gene encoding androgen-dependent TFPI-regulating protein-like isoform X1, whose translation is MCFVNSQDWPVIQLVVSYLTDFRKMYTINQLHHISSCLMYTFTTYRGFLITIPLLKPPLGNFDPGQLKFLTVWNLIIQAIFFFICILNDWFGTNAVSPKKPPFIRKLKDHVHAILGFPIAMFVGIIFWTLMFVDRELVLPKALDPYFPWWLNHLMHTMIMVSTLIEMIIAPRKYPRKSFGLLCLLSFMFIYLIWVHIIFYKSGIWVYPILDVLPLPLRIVFFIVMLLIAVFLYLIGEAVDNFLWGNEYTKNKKSYAKSK
- the LOC126916530 gene encoding androgen-dependent TFPI-regulating protein-like isoform X3, whose protein sequence is MYTINQLHHISSCLMYTFTTYRGFLITIPLLKPPLGNFDPGQLKFLTVWNLIIQAIFFFICILNDWFGTNAVSPKKPPFIRKLKDHVHAILGFPIAMFVGIIFWTLMFVDRELVLPKALDPYFPWWLNHLMHTMIMVSTLIEMIIAPRKYPRKSFGLLCLLSFMFIYLIWVHIIFYKSGIWVYPILDVLPLPLRIVFFIVMLLIAVFLYLIGEAVDNFLWGNEYTKNKKSYAKSK
- the LOC126916530 gene encoding androgen-induced gene 1 protein-like isoform X2, translated to MQGGLLIGFHMIFCVQFAFSVYYDYMYTVIPPNLLKMHNSYGGKFKFLTFWDAIIQAIFFFICILNDWFGTNAVSPKKPPFIRKLKDHVHAILGFPIAMFVGIIFWTLMFVDRELVLPKALDPYFPWWLNHLMHTMIMVSTLIEMIIAPRKYPRKSFGLLCLLSFMFIYLIWVHIIFYKSGIWVYPILDVLPLPLRIVFFIVMLLIAVFLYLIGEAVDNFLWGNEYTKNKKSYAKSK